A stretch of Lathyrus oleraceus cultivar Zhongwan6 chromosome 6, CAAS_Psat_ZW6_1.0, whole genome shotgun sequence DNA encodes these proteins:
- the LOC127091858 gene encoding ammonium transporter 1 member 1 encodes MSLPECSATQLAQLIGPNATNAVAAADFICSQFTAVGKRFVDTQYAVDNTYLLFSAYLVFSMQLGFAMLCAGSVRAKNTMNIMLTNVLDAAAGGLFYYLFGFAFAFGGPSNGFIGKHFFGLKDVPSEAFDYSYFLYQWAFAIAAAGITSGSIAERTQFVAYLIYSSFLTGFVYPVVSHWFWSSDGWASATNTNNLLFSTGVIDFAGSGVVHMVGGIAGLWGALIEGPRIGRFDHNGRAVTLRGHSASLVVLGTFMLWFGWYGFNPGSFTKILSSYESGTYYGQWSAVGRTAVTTTLAGCTAALTTLFGKRILSGHWNVTDVCNGLLGGFAAITAGCSVVEPWAAIVCGFIAAVVLISCNVLAEKVRYDDPLEAAQLHGGCGAWGIIFTALFAKKEYVNQVYPGKLDRPYGLFMGGGGKLLGAHVIQILVIIGWVSATMGPLFFALNKMKLLRISAEDELAGMDLTRHGGFAYEDETHKHGIHLRKIDHNSSSTPTPTPTTDL; translated from the exons ATGTCGCTGCCGGAATGTTCAGCTACACAACTAGCGCAGCTCATCGGTCCCAACGCTACAAACGCCGTAGCCGCCGCTGATTTCATCTGCAGCCAGTTTACAGCGGTGGGAAAAAGGTTCGTTGACACACAATACGCGGTGGATAACACATATCTTCTATTCTCAGCTTATCTTGTTTTCTCTATGCAACTTGGTTTCGCTATGCTCTGTGCCGGTTCAGTTCGAGCCAAAAACACCATGAACATCATGCTTACAAACGTTCTAGACGCCGCCGCCGGTGGGCTGTTTTACTATCTCTTCGGTTTCGCCTTTGCCTTCGGTGGACCTTCAAACGGTTTCATCGGAAAACATTTCTTCGGCCTCAAAGACGTTCCGTCAGAAGCTTTTGATTACAGTTATTTTCTTTATCAGTGGGCTTTCGCCATAGCAGCCGCCGGCATCACCAGCGGCTCTATAGCAGAACGAACACAGTTTGTTGCTTATCTTATTTACTCCTCCTTTCTCACTGGCTTTGTTTACCCTGTTGTTTCTCATTGGTTTTGGTCTAGTGATGGTTGGGCTAGCGCAACCAACACAAATAACCTCTTGTTTAGCACCGGAGTCATCGATTTCGCTGGCTCCGGTGTTGTTCATATGGTTGGTGGTATTGCTGGTCTTTGGGGAGCGCTTATTGAAGGTCCGCGAATTGGAAGATTCGATCATAACGGTCGAGCTGTCACTCTTCGCGGACACAGCGCTTCTCTAGTTGTTCTGGGAACTTTCATGCTTTGGTTTGGTTGGTATGGTTTCAACCCTGGCTCCTTCACCAAGATTCTAAGCTCTTATGAGTCAG GTACTTATTATGGTCAATGGAGTGCGGTGGGTAGAACGGCGGTGACGACAACACTGGCAGGATGTACGGCGGCGTTGACTACACTTTTCGGGAAAAGAATTCTCTCCGGTCACTGGAACGTTACCGATGTGTGCAACGGACTATTAGGCGGATTCGCGGCAATAACCGCCGGGTGTTCCGTGGTTGAGCCATGGGCAGCGATAGTATGTGGATTTATCGCCGCGGTGGTTCTGATCTCGTGTAACGTACTCGCGGAAAAGGTGCGTTACGATGATCCATTAGAAGCAGCGCAGCTTCACGGAGGATGTGGCGCGTGGGGTATAATATTCACCGCTTTGTTTGCTAAAAAGGAGTATGTGAACCAGGTTTACCCGGGTAAACTGGACCGACCCTATGGGCTATTTATGGGTGGTGGAGGGAAGTTATTAGGGGCACACGTGATTCAAATTTTGGTTATTATTGGTTGGGTCAGTGCAACCATGGGTCCTCTTTTCTTTGCTTTGAATAAAATGAAGTTGTTAAGGATCTCAGCTGAAGATGAACTTGCGGGTATGGATCTGACCCGACATGGTGGTTTTGCTTATGAAGATGAGACACATAAACATGGGATTCATTTGAGGAA